The Cellulophaga lytica DSM 7489 nucleotide sequence TTTTTCATATCTGCCTTAATAGTTAAAACAGAATAATTTAAATTAAAATCTTCCTTTTGTACTCCATCAATAAAGTTTGATGCCAACCTTGGTGTAAGCAATCCTACAAAAGTCCACTTATCATTAAGCATATGCGCGTATCCTAAATTAAGATCTACAATTCTTAATTTTTCAAGTTCATTATCATCAAACTCATAAATACTATCGTTTGCAAAGTCTATAATACCATACTCTGCACCAGCTATTATATAATTTTTATCATTTAATTTGATAGGTAAATTTGCCAAAAAACGAAATCTAGATATACTTCTAGATGACTTTTTTTTTGGCAACGTAGTGTACTCTATTCTAACAATGTCTGAGCTTTGAGACCAAACAAATTGTATCATTAGAAAAAAACAAACTCCTAAAAGTTTTTTCATATGCAAACAAATATATGCGTAATTCTTAACTAAATTATTTACTAATAATATGAATATCTCTTTGAGGGAAAGGAATAGATATATTGTTTTCTCTAAAAGCTGCATCTATTAAAAAACGCAGATCACTTTTAATTCTAGGGTCTCCGTAGCTATCATTTGTATAATAATTTATAGAAAACATAAGTGCCGAATCTCCAAAGTCCTCAAACAACACAAATGGTTTTGGATTTTTTAAAATCCCTTTTTTAGTATCTATAATTTCTAATAATAATTTAGAAACCAACTCTACATCACTACCATAAGCAACACCAACTTTAACATTTTCTCTTGTAGTTTTATGGTTTTGTGTATAGTTGTAAATACTATCTGTTAAAAATTTGTGGTTTGGTATTACAATAACCTTATCATCTCTGGTTAAAGCTCTTGTGGTTCTTAACCTGGTTTCAAAAACTCTCCCCACTTTACCTTCTACTTCTATAATATCTCCTATATGTAAACTTTGGTCTAAAATAATTAATATTCCAGAAATTATATCCTGAAAAAGATATTGTAAAGCAAAACCTAAACCAACAAATAAAGCTGCAGAAGCTGTTAACAACACTGTT carries:
- a CDS encoding mechanosensitive ion channel family protein, which gives rise to MKDLKDIFKYIMDFMSYKLVDSDKVDITIGTLFIIIIVLVVVTYLLKLIHKIVIAKLPQDDKNKFLSIFSFLKYFLYILAVITVLHSSGVDLTVLLTASAALFVGLGFALQYLFQDIISGILIILDQSLHIGDIIEVEGKVGRVFETRLRTTRALTRDDKVIVIPNHKFLTDSIYNYTQNHKTTRENVKVGVAYGSDVELVSKLLLEIIDTKKGILKNPKPFVLFEDFGDSALMFSINYYTNDSYGDPRIKSDLRFLIDAAFRENNISIPFPQRDIHIISK